One part of the Brachyspira sp. SAP_772 genome encodes these proteins:
- a CDS encoding beta-glucoside-specific PTS transporter subunit IIABC, with translation MGKYESLAKEIIKNVGGKENINSLTHCITRLRFKLKDESKANDDVLKNMNGIVTVMKSGGQYQVVIGNHVAEVYADVCNIAGLESKSSNNEEESSKGNWFNRAIDIVSGIFQPILGVMSACGMLKGFNALFLALGLYKDSSGVSILLNGIGDALFMFLPLFLGFTSAKKFNLKPMLGLAIGAAMCYPALQLSTLSKNAEPLYTLFANTIFASDVYINILGIPIISMDYTSTVIPVIFIVYFASKCEKLFNKIIPDLVKFFIVPMLVLLISLPIGFLIIGPITMFGSMIISQVVFAIRNISPLVAGAIVGGTWQILVIFGMHWGFIPVYINNMVTLGYDNIMMPFFGCTFATAGVLLAIFAKTNNMKIKEMALPNFISSIFGVTEPAIYGITLPMKKPFIISCIVGALIGGFYGHFNFRKFFAGGMGIFEFPAMINPDGTSGNIIVAILGAVLAVVLGFVITFFTYRDKNIENTEFAENNENINNKNNKTDLLSKETIFSPLKGKLLKLKDSKDGAFSSESLGKGALIIPEEGKAVSPINGTISTVIPTLHAIGLTSDSGIEILIHIGINTVELNGKYFKSNLKEGDRVSIGDTLLEFDIDSIIKEGYSIESPIIIVNTNEYLDVLETESDININYKDSILTVIH, from the coding sequence ATGGGAAAATACGAATCATTAGCAAAAGAAATTATTAAAAATGTAGGAGGAAAAGAAAATATTAATTCTCTTACGCATTGCATTACGAGATTAAGATTCAAATTAAAAGATGAGAGTAAGGCAAATGATGATGTGTTAAAAAACATGAATGGTATTGTTACAGTGATGAAAAGCGGAGGTCAGTATCAAGTTGTTATAGGTAATCATGTGGCAGAAGTTTATGCTGATGTATGCAATATTGCTGGGTTAGAAAGTAAAAGCTCTAATAATGAAGAAGAAAGCAGTAAAGGAAATTGGTTTAACAGAGCTATAGATATAGTGTCTGGAATATTTCAGCCTATATTAGGAGTTATGTCTGCATGCGGAATGCTTAAGGGATTTAATGCTTTATTTCTTGCCTTAGGTTTATATAAAGACAGTTCAGGAGTTTCAATACTTCTTAATGGAATAGGCGATGCATTATTTATGTTTTTGCCTTTGTTTTTGGGTTTTACTTCAGCTAAGAAATTTAATTTAAAACCTATGTTGGGTTTAGCAATAGGTGCTGCTATGTGCTATCCTGCTTTACAATTAAGCACATTATCAAAAAATGCTGAGCCTTTATATACATTGTTTGCTAATACAATATTTGCTTCTGATGTTTATATAAATATCTTAGGAATACCTATAATATCAATGGATTATACATCGACAGTAATACCTGTAATATTTATAGTTTATTTTGCTTCTAAGTGTGAGAAGCTTTTTAATAAGATAATACCAGACTTAGTAAAATTCTTTATAGTACCTATGCTTGTGTTGTTGATATCATTACCTATAGGTTTTTTAATTATAGGACCTATAACAATGTTTGGCTCTATGATTATATCTCAAGTTGTATTTGCAATTAGAAATATAAGCCCTTTAGTTGCAGGTGCTATAGTGGGAGGTACTTGGCAGATACTTGTAATATTTGGCATGCATTGGGGATTTATACCTGTGTACATTAACAACATGGTAACATTAGGTTATGATAATATAATGATGCCTTTCTTTGGATGTACTTTTGCAACTGCTGGAGTTTTACTTGCTATATTTGCAAAGACAAATAATATGAAGATTAAAGAGATGGCTTTGCCTAACTTTATATCAAGTATATTTGGAGTTACAGAACCTGCTATTTATGGTATTACACTTCCTATGAAAAAGCCTTTTATAATAAGCTGTATTGTTGGAGCTTTAATAGGAGGTTTTTACGGACATTTTAATTTTAGAAAATTCTTTGCTGGCGGAATGGGTATATTTGAATTTCCAGCTATGATTAATCCTGACGGCACAAGCGGAAATATAATAGTAGCAATATTAGGAGCTGTTTTAGCTGTAGTATTAGGGTTTGTAATAACTTTCTTTACCTATAGAGATAAAAATATAGAAAATACAGAATTTGCAGAAAACAATGAAAATATAAATAATAAAAATAATAAAACAGATTTGCTTAGTAAAGAAACTATATTCAGCCCATTAAAAGGTAAATTATTAAAATTAAAAGATTCAAAAGATGGAGCTTTTTCATCTGAAAGTTTAGGTAAAGGAGCTTTGATAATACCAGAAGAAGGTAAGGCAGTATCCCCTATAAATGGTACTATTAGCACAGTTATCCCAACACTCCATGCTATAGGTTTAACATCTGATAGCGGTATAGAAATATTAATTCATATAGGTATTAATACTGTAGAATTAAATGGAAAATATTTTAAAAGCAATTTAAAAGAAGGTGATAGAGTTTCTATTGGAGATACTTTATTAGAATTTGATATTGACTCTATTATAAAAGAAGGTTACTCAATAGAAAGTCCTATTATCATAGTAAATACTAATGAATATTTAGACGTATTAGAAACAGAAAGTGATATTAATATAAATTATAAAGATTCAATATTGACTGTAATACATTAA
- a CDS encoding leucine-rich repeat domain-containing protein, with translation MKRIIFIVLIASLLLSCKSQSTSPDNNTSDGGASSGGDNNTETPEPPPFIISEEAKKYGIDINTATSETIKTALNKYYNDKTEYKIIFTNTSTRSYDKYTNLGTIINEIKDINNITVSFENVQFQNNKLPDYILGGDSSANRNITKVILPDYITIIGQKVFFNCYVLAEVNMPKKLQEIGISVFYNTKVKNIDLPDGLKIINDRAFKISIIENIDIPDSVTSIGEAIFDSCKQLQTFKLPKNFNVIPKSAFASCSALKTITIQESITSIEDSAFYACTGAENFVFEGENPKLTTIGDSAFGWCSKLATITIPASVKTIKDLAFYTCPLLTSITFLSETPPSMNGSRIFESTPLKTINVPKGSKDAYEALKGKHSISKDVVINEI, from the coding sequence ATGAAAAGAATAATATTTATAGTTTTGATTGCATCTTTGTTATTATCATGCAAAAGTCAATCAACATCTCCAGACAATAACACATCAGACGGAGGAGCATCTTCTGGAGGCGATAATAATACTGAAACTCCTGAGCCGCCTCCTTTTATAATAAGTGAAGAGGCAAAAAAATATGGTATAGATATAAATACTGCCACATCAGAAACGATAAAAACTGCATTAAATAAATATTATAATGATAAAACAGAGTATAAAATAATATTTACAAATACTTCTACAAGGAGTTATGATAAATATACCAATCTTGGTACTATAATAAATGAGATTAAAGACATTAATAATATAACAGTATCATTTGAAAATGTGCAATTTCAAAATAACAAACTTCCTGATTATATATTAGGGGGTGATTCTTCTGCTAATAGGAATATAACTAAAGTTATTCTTCCTGATTATATAACTATTATAGGACAAAAAGTATTTTTTAATTGTTATGTTTTAGCAGAAGTAAATATGCCTAAAAAATTACAAGAAATAGGAATTAGTGTTTTTTATAATACTAAAGTAAAAAATATTGATTTACCTGATGGACTAAAAATTATAAATGATAGAGCTTTTAAAATTTCTATTATAGAAAATATTGATATACCTGACTCTGTAACAAGTATAGGTGAAGCTATATTTGACTCATGTAAGCAATTGCAAACTTTCAAATTACCTAAAAATTTCAATGTTATACCTAAATCTGCTTTTGCTAGCTGTTCTGCATTAAAAACTATAACTATACAAGAGTCTATTACTTCTATAGAGGATTCAGCTTTTTATGCATGTACTGGTGCTGAAAATTTTGTGTTTGAAGGAGAAAATCCAAAATTAACAACTATAGGAGACTCTGCTTTTGGTTGGTGTAGTAAATTAGCAACTATTACAATACCTGCTAGTGTTAAAACCATTAAAGATTTAGCTTTTTATACATGCCCATTATTAACAAGCATAACATTTTTATCAGAAACACCTCCTTCAATGAATGGAAGTAGAATTTTTGAAAGTACTCCTTTAAAAACTATAAATGTACCTAAAGGCTCAAAAGATGCATACGAAGCTCTAAAAGGTAAACATAGTATTTCTAAAGATGTTGTTATAAACGAGATATAA
- a CDS encoding ankyrin repeat domain-containing protein, with product MRYLSLIFILIFNISFLFSQNTNTGKLDQLLDYSSTGNINGIRRLISDGSISSYIDFGDMQGHNALMTATFRGYKDIVVLLLSQKIDVNATCIHGKTALTYAAENGYVDIASYLLAKNANPNIKVNNGTTALLQAAGKGYYTITEMIINAGADVNMAGLYINPDDANYNMTPLMVAAYNNHDDIIKLLLDNGSEINKVNNVGANALFYAIAKGNGEVAKMLLERNADANVVSSYGYYGNITTLALASSLGLNDIVSSLLIGKADINYRMADGRTALIWASISGKKDIVLSLINANADINIKDNDGKTALMFAAENGDYDSVQYLLDGGADLTIVDNLSKNALMYAMENGNTDIVDLITKRSLAKK from the coding sequence ATGCGTTATCTTAGTTTGATTTTTATACTTATTTTTAATATATCTTTTTTATTTTCTCAAAATACTAACACTGGTAAACTAGACCAACTGTTAGATTATTCAAGTACAGGAAATATTAATGGAATAAGAAGATTAATTTCTGACGGTTCTATTTCTAGCTATATAGATTTTGGTGATATGCAGGGGCATAATGCTTTAATGACAGCCACTTTTAGAGGATATAAAGACATAGTTGTTTTGCTTTTATCTCAGAAAATAGATGTTAATGCCACTTGTATACATGGAAAAACTGCTTTAACTTATGCAGCAGAAAATGGATATGTTGATATAGCTTCTTATTTGCTTGCTAAGAATGCTAATCCAAATATAAAAGTTAATAACGGCACTACGGCTTTACTTCAGGCAGCTGGCAAGGGATATTATACTATAACAGAAATGATTATTAATGCTGGTGCTGATGTTAATATGGCTGGTCTTTATATTAATCCTGATGATGCAAATTATAATATGACTCCTCTTATGGTTGCTGCTTATAATAATCATGACGATATAATTAAACTATTGCTTGATAATGGAAGTGAGATAAATAAAGTTAATAATGTTGGAGCTAATGCTTTATTTTATGCTATAGCTAAGGGCAATGGAGAAGTAGCTAAAATGCTTCTTGAGAGAAATGCTGATGCTAATGTAGTATCTAGTTATGGGTATTATGGAAATATTACAACACTTGCTTTAGCTTCATCTTTGGGTTTGAATGATATAGTGTCATCACTTTTAATAGGTAAGGCTGACATTAATTATAGAATGGCAGATGGAAGAACTGCTTTAATATGGGCTAGCATATCTGGCAAGAAGGATATTGTTTTATCATTAATTAATGCTAATGCTGATATAAATATTAAAGATAATGACGGTAAAACTGCTTTGATGTTTGCCGCAGAAAATGGAGATTATGATTCTGTACAATATTTACTTGACGGCGGTGCAGATTTGACTATAGTAGATAACTTATCAAAAAATGCTTTAATGTATGCTATGGAAAATGGCAACACAGATATAGTTGATTTAATTACAAAAAGAAGCTTGGCAAAAAAATAA
- a CDS encoding phage terminase large subunit, with the protein MNININILKPFEKWINTEKRLKIAFGGRGGGKSESIARILIAKSFEINGVILCAREIQKSISYSTYPLLISIIKELNLNEFFMVKRNEIINKITNSKFIFLGIRECSIEEIKSIYNVRICFIEEAQTLTQRSYEILEPSIRADKSEIWLAFNPRFETDFIYRVVSQFSLYNKVYRDKTNKEYYYKEYEDANILITFINYDGNYYFSDILNKSRLSTLKLMPKMYEHIWLGKIKNKQGKVFLYSKLKFYDENKEREKIYSYEHKAIVDPAFGEYNCFTAVIVYTQINNDIYLIDSGLMRNDSNSTTDESITNFLANRNVKKIFCESNFAQKELVKRLEKHFEVTPFFVHKNKIERIVNASYVIYERVYFPMGWQEVPEGSDTDKWLQTNNGRGYIALRQLLNFDDSISSIKGDVFSYLDFPDALSSLINFGMEEAEDNGRIEGEDKNNSLMDFIFGN; encoded by the coding sequence ATGAATATTAATATAAACATTTTAAAACCTTTTGAAAAATGGATTAATACTGAAAAACGACTAAAAATAGCATTCGGAGGACGAGGAGGCGGAAAAAGTGAATCTATTGCAAGGATACTAATAGCTAAAAGCTTTGAAATTAATGGAGTGATATTGTGTGCTAGAGAGATTCAAAAGTCTATTTCTTATTCAACTTATCCTCTTCTTATAAGCATTATAAAAGAACTTAATTTAAATGAGTTTTTTATGGTAAAAAGAAATGAGATAATAAACAAAATAACAAACTCTAAATTTATATTTTTAGGTATTAGAGAATGTTCTATAGAAGAAATTAAATCTATTTATAATGTAAGAATATGTTTTATAGAAGAAGCCCAAACTCTCACACAAAGAAGCTACGAAATATTAGAGCCTTCCATAAGGGCTGATAAAAGTGAGATATGGCTTGCATTTAATCCTCGCTTTGAAACTGATTTTATTTATAGGGTTGTAAGTCAATTTAGTTTATATAATAAAGTCTATAGAGATAAAACAAACAAAGAGTATTATTATAAAGAATATGAGGATGCTAATATATTAATTACTTTTATTAACTATGACGGCAATTATTATTTTAGCGACATACTAAATAAATCAAGATTATCCACATTAAAGCTTATGCCAAAAATGTATGAACATATATGGCTCGGCAAAATAAAAAATAAACAGGGAAAAGTTTTTTTGTATTCAAAATTAAAGTTCTATGATGAAAATAAAGAAAGAGAGAAAATATATTCTTATGAACATAAAGCGATAGTAGACCCTGCATTTGGGGAGTATAACTGTTTTACTGCTGTTATAGTGTATACACAAATCAATAATGATATTTATTTGATAGACAGCGGACTTATGCGTAATGATTCAAACTCAACAACTGATGAAAGCATAACAAATTTTTTAGCAAATAGAAACGTTAAAAAAATATTCTGCGAAAGTAATTTTGCTCAAAAAGAATTAGTTAAAAGACTTGAGAAACATTTTGAAGTAACGCCGTTTTTTGTGCATAAAAATAAAATAGAGAGAATAGTAAATGCAAGTTATGTGATATATGAAAGGGTGTATTTCCCTATGGGCTGGCAGGAAGTGCCTGAGGGCTCTGATACCGATAAATGGCTTCAAACTAATAATGGACGCGGATATATAGCTCTTCGTCAATTGCTTAATTTTGATGATTCTATAAGCAGTATTAAAGGAGATGTTTTTAGTTATTTGGATTTTCCAGATGCTTTATCAAGCTTAATAAACTTTGGAATGGAAGAGGCAGAAGATAATGGAAGAATTGAAGGAGAAGATAAAAATAATAGTTTGATGGATTTTATTTTTGGGAATTAA
- a CDS encoding sodium:alanine symporter family protein, with amino-acid sequence MNIINSIITNTNNVMYGYLLLAVFFVVAVFFTIRLKGIQISHSIHALKLLFSKHEKGDGVSGFVSFCISTASRVGTGNITGVMGAVSAGGPGALFWMWIMALLGGSLAFSESTLAQLYKEKDSMGKFIGGASFYIKSKLKKPVLAILFALCMIFTYTTFNGVQANTISNALSKYNVSVIITATILTIITALILFSKKRDTITHACVFIVPIMAIPYILMGLFIFFTNLPSVPSVFQNIFVQAFKPSAIFGGAIGVTISNGLKRGLFSNEAGMGGAPHAAAAAHTSHPCKQGLIQMFSVFTDTLLICSISGFILLLSPEAMKEVKNIEGINLFQYAMESHLGSFGSIFITVCILFFSYSSILGNFFYIKTGAAAVKDNFASYIIVGLMTIVMVFAGSLAEFKTIWGAGDMFMGFMALLNIIIMIILNKPVYLLTKHYVSQLKEHKEPKFNKSSISDLSNDNAISQWNGNE; translated from the coding sequence ATGAATATTATTAATTCTATTATAACAAACACAAATAATGTTATGTATGGATATTTGCTATTAGCAGTATTTTTTGTGGTGGCTGTATTTTTTACTATTAGACTCAAAGGAATACAAATTTCCCACTCTATACATGCTCTAAAACTTCTATTTTCAAAACATGAAAAAGGTGATGGAGTTTCAGGATTTGTAAGTTTTTGTATAAGTACTGCTTCAAGAGTAGGTACAGGAAACATTACTGGTGTTATGGGAGCTGTTTCTGCAGGCGGACCGGGTGCTTTATTTTGGATGTGGATAATGGCTCTTTTGGGAGGAAGCTTAGCTTTTTCAGAAAGTACACTTGCTCAATTATATAAAGAAAAAGATTCTATGGGTAAGTTTATAGGTGGAGCTTCTTTCTACATAAAAAGCAAATTAAAAAAACCTGTGCTTGCAATACTCTTTGCTTTATGTATGATATTTACCTACACTACTTTTAACGGAGTTCAAGCAAATACTATATCAAATGCTTTATCAAAATATAATGTATCTGTAATAATTACTGCTACAATATTGACAATCATCACAGCATTAATATTATTCAGCAAAAAGAGAGACACTATAACACATGCATGCGTATTTATAGTTCCTATTATGGCAATACCTTATATATTAATGGGGCTTTTTATATTCTTCACTAATTTACCTTCAGTTCCTTCAGTATTTCAAAATATATTTGTGCAAGCATTCAAACCTAGTGCAATTTTTGGCGGTGCTATAGGAGTTACAATTTCAAACGGATTAAAAAGAGGATTATTCTCAAACGAAGCTGGTATGGGGGGTGCTCCTCACGCTGCTGCTGCTGCTCATACTTCTCACCCTTGTAAACAGGGACTAATACAAATGTTCTCTGTATTTACAGATACTTTGTTAATATGTTCTATTTCAGGTTTTATACTTTTATTATCTCCTGAAGCTATGAAAGAAGTTAAAAACATAGAAGGTATTAATTTATTTCAATATGCTATGGAATCACATTTAGGAAGTTTTGGTTCTATATTTATCACTGTATGTATATTGTTTTTCTCATATAGTTCTATACTTGGAAATTTTTTCTATATAAAAACAGGTGCTGCTGCTGTAAAAGATAATTTTGCATCATATATCATAGTAGGACTTATGACTATAGTAATGGTATTTGCTGGTTCATTGGCAGAATTTAAAACTATTTGGGGAGCAGGTGATATGTTTATGGGCTTTATGGCTTTATTAAACATTATAATAATGATAATACTTAATAAACCAGTATACTTGCTTACAAAACATTATGTATCACAATTAAAAGAACATAAAGAACCTAAATTTAATAAAAGCTCTATTTCAGATTTATCTAATGATAATGCTATTAGTCAATGGAATGGAAACGAATAA
- a CDS encoding tetratricopeptide repeat protein — MKEINEKNSEALNSIDKLKIEFNNSINSIQEKSNQMILDIKNQAKEETKKLIEENNINIQISNLLNSAYQTFNNKEYNKSINYYNKIIEMTDDLLKGYNENSEEYSKYKNNYIIAYYNRGIAKLNLRLYEEAIEDYDKAIELNSNDSEAYNNRGTAKANLGLYEEAIKDYDKAIELNPNDFMAYNNIGATKIKLKNYIESIEYFDKAIELNSNDSEAYNNRGTAKANLGLYEEAIKDYNKAIELNPNHSNFYFNRGIAKKNLNQYKEAIKDFDKVIELNPNVSKYYFNKALSKQLLANTTKSKKEKDKLIEEAYNDFMKGYNLADDKLKEEYKQRIINLANPNNKAILKICDEMGWEY, encoded by the coding sequence TTGAAAGAAATAAATGAAAAAAATAGTGAGGCTTTAAATTCAATAGATAAATTAAAAATAGAATTTAATAACTCTATTAATTCAATTCAAGAAAAATCAAATCAAATGATATTAGATATAAAAAATCAAGCCAAAGAAGAAACCAAAAAATTAATAGAAGAAAATAATATAAACATACAAATATCAAATTTACTCAATTCAGCATATCAAACATTTAATAATAAAGAATATAATAAATCTATAAATTATTATAATAAAATTATAGAAATGACAGATGATTTATTGAAAGGATATAATGAAAACTCTGAAGAATATTCTAAGTATAAAAATAATTATATAATAGCTTATTATAATAGAGGTATAGCTAAACTAAATTTAAGATTATATGAAGAAGCTATTGAAGATTATGATAAAGCTATAGAATTAAATTCTAATGATTCAGAAGCTTATAATAATAGAGGTACTGCTAAAGCAAATTTAGGATTATATGAAGAAGCTATTAAAGATTATGATAAAGCTATAGAATTAAACCCTAATGATTTTATGGCTTATAATAATATTGGAGCTACAAAAATAAAATTAAAAAATTATATCGAGAGTATAGAATATTTTGATAAAGCTATAGAATTAAATTCTAATGATTCAGAAGCTTATAATAATAGAGGCACTGCTAAAGCAAATTTAGGATTATATGAAGAAGCTATTAAGGATTATAATAAAGCTATAGAATTAAATCCTAACCATTCAAATTTTTATTTTAACAGAGGAATTGCTAAAAAGAATTTAAACCAATATAAAGAGGCTATTAAAGATTTTGATAAAGTTATAGAATTAAATCCTAATGTTTCAAAATATTATTTTAATAAAGCATTATCGAAACAATTATTAGCAAATACTACAAAAAGCAAAAAAGAAAAAGATAAATTAATAGAAGAAGCTTATAATGATTTTATGAAAGGTTATAATTTGGCAGATGATAAATTAAAAGAGGAATATAAACAAAGAATTATAAATTTAGCTAATCCAAATAATAAAGCTATTTTAAAAATATGCGATGAAATGGGTTGGGAATATTGA
- a CDS encoding HAD family phosphatase — protein MNKLSLVIFDMDGLLLDTETISLAAWKKSFKNYNINIDVEKLFFSKILGSNESSIKNTIMEISNNEKIFYDIINNQIEEAFNIVKENGINIKKGAEELITFLNKHNIKKAVATSSIKRKVDLYLEKTNLKERFDYIVCGDAVKHPKPHPDLYNNACDYFNADKNNVIILEDSKNGLLSAKNANIEKRFYVPDLLLLSEEDEKELAYKKFNDLLEVKNYIENNFQCN, from the coding sequence ATGAATAAATTAAGTTTAGTTATATTTGATATGGACGGCTTACTTCTTGACACTGAAACAATAAGTTTAGCCGCATGGAAAAAATCTTTTAAAAATTATAATATTAATATAGATGTTGAAAAATTATTTTTTAGTAAAATATTAGGCTCTAATGAAAGTTCAATAAAAAACACCATAATGGAAATATCTAATAATGAAAAAATATTTTATGATATAATAAATAATCAAATAGAAGAAGCATTTAATATAGTAAAAGAAAATGGCATTAATATAAAAAAAGGTGCTGAAGAATTAATAACCTTTTTAAATAAACATAATATAAAAAAAGCAGTAGCCACATCAAGCATAAAAAGAAAAGTTGATTTATATTTGGAAAAGACAAATTTAAAAGAAAGATTTGATTATATAGTTTGTGGAGATGCAGTAAAACATCCAAAGCCTCATCCAGATTTATATAACAATGCATGTGATTATTTTAATGCTGATAAAAATAATGTAATAATATTAGAAGATTCTAAAAATGGATTATTATCTGCTAAAAATGCTAACATAGAAAAGAGGTTTTATGTTCCAGATTTACTTTTATTATCAGAGGAAGATGAGAAAGAGTTGGCTTATAAAAAATTCAATGATTTACTAGAAGTGAAGAATTACATAGAGAATAATTTTCAATGTAATTAA
- the aspS gene encoding aspartate--tRNA ligase, producing MRFKSAYNGTLTKNDIGKEVKLAGWVLRRRDHGGVIFVDLRDRTGFVQIVFNPEISKEAHNDAQDLRSEYVISVEGKVRARSEEMINPKIPTGEIEVMVEKMELLNTSETPPFLLEDDIDTGEDIRLKYRYLDLRRPKVFNNLYKRFEITNAFRKHLSDNGFIDVETPILNKSTPEGARDFLVPSRLNAGDFYALPQSPQIFKQILMIGGFDRYYQVAKCFRDEDLRADRQPEFTQVDIETSFLNTDEFLSIMEKVTANIVKDVYGIDLPTPFPRLNYYDAMEMYGSDKPDTRFELKLVNVEDAVRGCDFAVFKNALDNKFIVRCLNAKGGVDKLSRKDIDDFTKYVGIFGAKGLAWMRVTENGLESNIVKFFSEENQKKILEVTKAEKGDLLFFVADTPKVTFDALGNLRLRVAEKLNLIDKDKLNFLWVVEFPLFEYDHKEKRISATHHPFTAPVPEDVAILESEPLKVRSDTYDLVLNGNEIGGGGQRIYDSKVQATIFKLLGIDEEKAKIRFGFLLDALKYGAPPMCGMAFGIDRVIMLLQKQDSIREVIAFPKTQKGQCLMSSCPSTVDPDQLEELHLSIEE from the coding sequence ATGCGTTTTAAAAGTGCCTATAATGGAACATTAACAAAAAATGATATTGGTAAAGAAGTAAAATTAGCTGGTTGGGTTTTAAGAAGAAGAGACCATGGCGGTGTAATATTTGTAGATTTAAGAGACAGAACTGGATTTGTACAAATAGTATTTAATCCAGAAATAAGCAAAGAAGCACATAATGACGCTCAAGATTTAAGAAGCGAATATGTTATAAGTGTAGAAGGTAAAGTAAGAGCTAGAAGCGAAGAAATGATTAACCCTAAAATTCCTACTGGTGAAATAGAAGTTATGGTTGAGAAAATGGAACTTCTTAATACTTCTGAAACTCCTCCTTTCTTACTTGAAGATGATATTGATACTGGTGAAGATATAAGATTAAAATATAGATATTTAGATTTAAGAAGACCAAAAGTATTCAACAATTTATATAAAAGATTTGAAATTACTAATGCTTTTAGAAAACATTTATCTGATAATGGTTTTATAGATGTTGAAACTCCTATATTAAATAAAAGTACTCCTGAAGGTGCTAGAGATTTTCTTGTTCCTTCAAGATTAAATGCTGGAGATTTTTATGCATTGCCTCAATCTCCGCAAATATTTAAACAAATACTTATGATAGGCGGTTTTGACAGATATTATCAAGTGGCTAAATGTTTCCGTGATGAGGACTTAAGAGCAGACAGGCAGCCTGAGTTTACTCAAGTTGATATAGAAACTTCTTTCCTTAATACTGATGAGTTTTTATCAATTATGGAAAAAGTTACTGCTAATATTGTTAAAGATGTTTACGGCATTGACTTACCTACTCCATTCCCTAGATTAAATTATTATGATGCTATGGAGATGTATGGAAGCGATAAGCCTGACACTAGATTTGAATTAAAACTTGTAAATGTTGAAGATGCTGTTAGAGGTTGTGATTTTGCAGTATTTAAAAATGCTTTAGATAATAAATTTATAGTAAGATGTTTAAACGCTAAAGGCGGAGTTGATAAATTAAGCAGAAAAGATATTGACGACTTTACTAAATATGTTGGTATATTTGGTGCTAAGGGTCTTGCTTGGATGAGAGTTACTGAAAACGGACTTGAATCAAACATTGTTAAATTCTTCTCTGAAGAAAATCAAAAGAAAATATTAGAAGTTACAAAAGCAGAAAAAGGTGATTTACTATTCTTTGTTGCTGACACTCCAAAAGTTACATTTGATGCTTTAGGCAATTTAAGATTAAGAGTTGCTGAGAAATTAAACTTAATAGATAAAGACAAATTAAACTTCTTATGGGTAGTAGAGTTTCCATTATTTGAATATGACCACAAAGAAAAGAGAATATCAGCTACTCACCACCCATTTACTGCTCCTGTACCTGAAGACGTTGCTATACTTGAAAGCGAACCTTTAAAAGTGAGAAGTGATACTTATGATTTGGTATTAAACGGTAATGAGATAGGCGGAGGCGGTCAGCGTATATATGACAGCAAAGTACAAGCTACTATATTCAAACTTTTAGGCATAGATGAAGAGAAAGCTAAAATAAGATTTGGTTTCTTACTTGATGCTTTAAAATATGGTGCTCCTCCTATGTGCGGTATGGCTTTTGGTATAGACAGAGTTATAATGTTACTCCAAAAACAAGATAGCATAAGAGAAGTTATAGCATTCCCTAAAACTCAGAAGGGTCAATGTTTGATGAGCAGCTGTCCTTCTACTGTTGATCCTGACCAATTAGAAGAGCTTCATTTGAGTATAGAAGAATAA